Genomic window (Jeotgalibacillus haloalkalitolerans):
ATAGTGCTGCATGAACTGGCGGTTGGTGATCAGCTTGGAAAACCTGTTGTGATCGGTGTAGAGACAGGTCAGACAAGTGAAGGTGAGTATCTTACGTTTATTCAGGAAGGCGAAGCTGTAATGAATAGCGAGCTTGAAAAAGTAGTTCAGCAGGTAAAGAGTTTTCAGAGCTTTAATGGTTTTGCCATTCATCATACTGAGAGCTGGAAAGCCCTAAAGCCTTAAATAATAAAGAACTTTCCCAAAATTTGAGGGAAAGTTCTTTTTCATTGTTAAAAGAGTTGTATAATAGGGAAAAAAGAACGAAAAAGAGCAATGGAAATACGAACATTTACATAGGATGTGGGCATATGAGTACAAAATATCAGGAGATGTTAAATAAACGTATTGAACAGACAGTAATGGAGTGGAGTGCAAAACATGCTGTCACTGAAGATGAATGCTATCGCTTTTTCCATGGATTAAAAGGAACAGCCGGGACGATTGGATTGACAGCGTTGTCTGATCAGGCTGAAAAAGCCCTGGCAGAGCTGGAGGAAGACGGCACGCGGATCCTCACGGGGGAAGAATGGCGGAAATTCTTTGCGCATGATCAAATAAAAGCATTCACGCAGGAAGCGGCAACCATTGAGCAGCTGGAAGAGATTCAGGGGGAACTGGATGATCAGCCTGAATCAGTGCCCTTTATCCTGATGATTGAAAAAGATGTTGAGTTCATTAAAAGAATGAAAGGCTTCCTTGAAGAGAATGCCTTTCAAGTCATTACAACGATGACACTTTCAAAAGGCCTTGAACATTACTATGACCTTTCACCGGATCTGCTGATTGTTGATCTGGATTTATTATCTGAAGGGGAAGAATTACTGATCAGTGAAATGATGAAAAAAGCGAGAAAAGATTTAACGCCGATTATTTTAGTCAGTGGTGAGCTTACAGACGAGAAAAGAATAGCGGCTTATGAGATGGGTGTGCTTGATGTAATTGGTAAGCCGATTAATGAAAATATCATTATTCCTTTTTTAAGGAACAGGATATTCCAGCGCAACATGCTGCTTGGACAAATCAGGAATGACTTTTTGACTGGTGCGTTAAAAAGAGATTGTCTTGAGCATGAAGTGCTGCAGGTGACGAAAAAAATGCTTGAAGGGGAAACGGGATCTGCTGTTTTTGCGATGGTTGACCTGGATCATTTTAAGCAGGTGAATGATACTTATGGACATCCGGCAGGGGATGAAGTGTTGAGAACCTTTGCAAAAATCATTTTGGAAACAAAGGATCCGGCAGACCGGCTGATCCGCTTTGGGGGAGAAGAATTTTCTGTTGTATTCCCTGAGTCAACTTACGAGGAAGCTGAGAAAAAGATTCAGAACTGGCGTGAGGCTTTCAATCAGCATGTATTTTCATCAGGTGAACAGGAATTTAACGTTCAATTTTCCGCTGGTCTGAATGAATGGCATGGTGCCGTTCATATCAAGGAAATTCTCGAGTGTGCGGATAAATCTCTTTATTACGCAAAAGAAAATGGACGTAATTGTACTGTCCGGTACTCAGAAGTCATCAAATTACAACTTGCAACCGAGCAGATGGTGCTGATTGTGGTGGATGATGATGAACTGGTGAGAGAAATGCTGAAGGATCATTTTGAAAGGCGCGGAAAAGTTGGCGGTCGCTCAGTGGATGTTAAAACGTATGCAAATGGCGTGGATTTTCTTCAGGGTGACTGGTATACAGCGGGGAAGAAATATATGATTCTGCTGGATGGCATGATGCCAAAGATGGACGGAATAGAAGTGCTCGCAAAGCTGAGAGAAGCATATGGCACGAGAAATATACTTGTTTCAATGCTGACGGCGAGACAGGGTGATCAGGAGGTTGAACGGGCATTGGGACTCGGTGCTGATGATTATATGGTGAAGCCTTTTAACGTAAGGGAAGTGGCTTCAAGAATTGACCGTATGATGGAAAGGATGTTCAGTTAATGGTCACAGTAGTGCTATGGATTTCAGGTGTGTTTTTGCTGCTGCAGGTCGCTTTGTTGATCTATTTATCACTCATGAAGCAAAAAGGAATCCGAACCGATCAGGAGGTCTCCGGGGTTTATCAGCAAGTGCTGAGTCCTTACCTTGCATATTTAGCAGGGGAGAACGATCATGAACCGGATCTGCCGTCAGATGAGCAGGTTCGTGTAAAAGTACTCGAAAAGCTCCTTTCAGGATATGCTTCAAATATCAAAGGAGCGGAGAATGAAAAACGTATGAGCCATACAGCTGAGCGCTTTCTGGCTGATCATTACAGGGGTATTCTGCTGAAAGGAAGCTGGGCAGAGCGTGTGAATACTCTCTTCTTCATTGAAGATTTTCATCTGAAAACGCTCCAGTCAGAAGTGAAGAAACATTATCTCTCACTGAAGGATGAGGATGAAGAGTATAGGCAGTCACTTCGTGTTCTGGCTTCATTTGGTGATGAGAGCGTTCTGCAGGTGCTGAAAAGCGGGGAAGCTATTTCAATCGGGTTCATGAAGGAATGCTTGAGGAGACTGCCGGGAAGTTCTTTAGAACAATTGAAAGCAGATCAGGAGCTGCCTGTTCCGGTAAAGCTTGGCATGATCTCTTATTTTGGTGAGACGGGATTTTATGAGCACTTGCCATATGTCGAAGCTCATATTCAGCATAAAGAAAAGGAAGTCCGGCTGAAATCTCTCGCTGCTTTATGCCAGTACAGATATATTTCATCAGCGGATAAAATCTCTCCATTTCTGACTTCTGATTTGTGGGAGGAGAGAATGTACGCTGCCCGTCTTTCGGGGCTCCTTCAACTGACGAGATATTCCACCTCCTTAATGCAGCTCGCCGGCGATCCGAACTGGTGGGTGCGCTTTGCTGCTTGTGAAGCGCTGAAGCAAATGCCGGACGGTGAAATCCTGCTGACTTTTGCAGCGGAAGGGCATGAAGATCTGTATGCAAGAGATATGGCCAAACAGCTTCAAACGTTGAGAACGGGGGTGGGCAGATAATGGAATGGCTGAGTTGGCTTGTGTATACTGCAGCAATCGTCATCATTATTTATATGGCTTCTGTCTCACTATTGTACATTGGTATGTTTCTGGTGGCAGGACCAAGAATAAGGAAAGAGCGGCAGCTGAATCGTGAAGCCCATATAGAAGAGATTTCAATGAATAAGGATACTTTTCCGATCTCTGTACTGGTTCCTGCCTACAATGAAGAAGTAGGGGTTGTCAGTACTGCAAGGTCCATGCTTGCTCTGAATTACCCTCAATTTGAAGTGATCGTGATTGATGACGGATCTTCTGACCGGACGAGTGAACGTGTAATTGCTGAGTTCAGGATGAAGGAGATTGATCTGGCTATCCGCCGCTATTTTGATACAGCAGAGGTTGAACGGGCTTTTCAATCTACTTTATTTCCACACCTCTTTTTAATTCAAAAGCAAAACGGGGGAAAGGCAGATGCGCTGAATGCAGGTATTAACTTTTCAAAATATCCTTATTTTGCTGCGATTGATGGCGACTCCCTTTTAGACCGTGACGCGCTGCTGAAAACGATGAAGCCGATCATTGATTCAAATGGAAAGGTAACAGCCACAGGGGGAACCGTCCGGATTGCCAATGGGTCAAGGATTGTCAGAAGTGAAGTGGAAGAGATCGCCCTGCCGAAAACACCAATTGTACTGATGCAGATTATTGAATACTTCAGAGCGTTTCTTATCGGCCGGCTGGGCTTAAGCAGGATGAATATGCTGCTGATTGTGTCAGGAGCTTTTGGTGTTTTTGAAAAGAACCGCGTGATTAAGGCAGGCGGTTATAAGGTGAACACAGTTGGTGAGGATATGGAGCTCATTGTCAGGATGCATAAATCAATTAAAGATGAGCAGTCTGATCAGCGGATTGAGTATATTCAGGATCCGGTCTGCTGGACTGAGGCGCCTTCGACTGTCAGTTCTCTCAGGTCCCAGCGAAGAAGATGGCAAAGAGGGCTGGCAGAGACGCTCTGGACACATAAATCTATGCTGTTGAATCCAAAGTATAAAGGCATAGGGCTCTTTGCGCTTCCGTATTATCTGTTTGTGGAGCTGCTGAGTGCGGTATTCGAATTAATCGGTTATGTCATCATCATTGCCGGGCTTCTGTTTGCCTTTATTTCCTGGGAAATCACTGTGGTTATGTTTCTTGCAACGGTCGTATATGGTTCGCTCATTTCAAGTCTTGCCGTATTGCTTGAGGAATGGACCTATCATAAATATCCGGATGTTAAAAGTCTGCTGAAATTGTTTGGGTGGTCCTTAACCGAAGCGTTCTGGTATCGTCCGCTGACTGTTTTATGGAGATGTGAAGGGCTGGTTGCTGCCATTCGTCAGAAAGGTTCATGGGGGAACATGCAGCGAAAAGGAATTTCTGAAGAGGAAGCTGCGTAAAAAAGTCCGGGACGAAAAATATGTCCCGGACTTTTACTTATTCACTGGATTTAAATAATTCCTGAAGTATATAATATGAATCTTTTAATCTTTCTTCAGATTGCGGAATGTCCCACTTTTCCCACGTATAAGGCTCAAAAGGTGTCTGTTCAATCATTTCCTGGTCATTGCTGCTGATGATCGCTGCTGAAATATCAATCGCATCAATCTCAATAGATGACGTCAGACCATCCTGCTGAATATCACCGGTGAATTCCCGCTGGCTCGGATCTTTAGCGTTGAGCAGCATCCATGGAATGCGGATTTCGAGCAGTCCGTCATCAGTGTAGTAATAGTCTGAAAGTGAATCATATTCCTCGTGATCAGGGTCTCCAATACCAAACTTTAATGCGCCGGTTTCGTAGCTGTCAAAAGGCATTAACTCGTTTGTATCAGGTCTGATAAACGCTTTATTCAGCGCCAGTCTGATCGGGTGGAATTCATCGGGTTCTTCATTATCCGGAATCATATCAAGCGTTGTAGCATAGTCAAAGTAAAAAGTATCATAATCTCCTGCTACTTCCAGATCAGCCTCTTTCCCTTTGAATCTCGCTCTAAAGTCAGCGGGCCCTTTGCCAGTCTCAATCCCTTTATCAGGTCTTATACTGAAGTAAAGATCGAGCCATTGGTCCTTAAAGAAAGTATCTGAAAGCTCTGGTACAGCTAATTGGAGATACAGATATCGCTCGTCATGCAATACCTTCAGTTCCTTAATCAGGTCTGAATATTGACCGAGACTCTTTGCTTCTTCATCAGCCTCTCCGTTAATTCTTCCAAGATGTCTGTCAAAGCTCAGCAGACCAAATTGCTGCTCGTTTGTCTGTGCATTTGACCAGTATGGCCGTCTGTCGGGATTATCATAATCCATCGTATTCCACGTCCGCTTAAACCATTCATCCTGCCATGTAAATACAAGCCCCCCGAGCATATCGAGGTGAAGGATATCTTCATATAGACTTGTAAGGATTTCTCCCTGCTCTGTTTCTTCAATAAATCCCTGATTCCATCCAAAAGGATTTTCATGTGTTTTGCCTCTTGAAGCAGGGATACCGAATTCTGCAATCAGAATGGGCAGGTCATGACTTGCTTTCAGGTCTGCTAAATAACCTGCATAGTTATTAGGCTCGCCTCTGTGGTCGATATATTCTGTGTATTTTTCCTCCAGGTTTAAAAAGTCCGGATAATATGGATACACATGATAAGAGGCGAACATGCCCACTTCTGTCAGATCACCGGATACAGAAATATGATTTGGATCCACTGTTGCCAGATCCTCCTGTTCAGACGGCTCAGCAGGATGCTCCAGGTTATCTGTTGTAACCCAGTTGGTAAAGCTTAATGGCCGCATGCTTTTATATTCTTCTAGCTCGTATTCGATAAGGTATTCGAATTGCTCTGCAAGCCAGATCTCCATCGGCTCGGCGTTCTCAGTAGAAATGTATTTCCCAGTAAAGTCTTCCATATCAGGATACTGGGATTTCATCTGATCTACCATCAGCGGATACCACTCTATTCCAATCATCCAGCCAATCACATATTGAGAAACATCCGAGCGGTATACGCCGGAAGCGTGACCGGGTACGTGGTCAATATTCGCATTTCCATGAATGGCATCCGTAATGTGCTGAATCTCTTCTCTGAAAGCTTGTGTACTTTCTTCGTTAAAAGCATCCAGTGTTTCTTCAAGCGGTTCCTCATCAGCCCATACACCGTGCATCAAATAAATCGGCTCTTCCGCCTGCTCGTTATATGCAGCAAGAGAGTCATAAAATGCAGGGGGGTGAAGTGTATAGACCCGAACTGTATTGGCATTCATTTCTCCGATCATGTCGAACCATCTGTCATACTCTTCTCTTGTAATTGCAGCCTCTCCCGGGAAGTAGCCAGGCTTGCCCATCCCCATGTTAACGCCTTTGATTGTAATTGGTTGCCACTCACTGCCGCGGTAAACTTCATATTGCTGTTCATTTATTCTTGCAGGGTATGAAATGTCATTGATTGAAGCCTGCGTTTCTTTAGCAGAATCCTGAACGCTAGCAGAATCTGATGTTTCTGACGCAAGGTCAAACGTCTTATTAATCATAGGAGCTGCTGTCCGCCAGAAAAAACTTTTATCAGGAGAAAATGTTTCAGGTGATAACCATTTCTGCACAGTAGCCATACCTGAAACCTGAAAGTATGACGGCAGGCTTTCAATATCAGCATAATCTCCTGCGAAATAGGTGATATTCGCCTGCTGTTTTGTATGATGCAACACAGCTGGAAATTGCTCAGGAAGTCCAGCTTCTTTCAGTTTTGCACTTCCGCTTGAGCTTGGTGACCAGTCATACCAGGCTGCAACATCACCTTCGTCCTGAGGGATCAGAATATCAAACCAATAGCGGTAGCCGGGGCTTTCTTCAAGGTCAAAAAGTTCCTTTCCTTTCTCAGTGAAATTCAGCCTGATTGCTGTTTCATCAAAATCATTCTGGTCAAGAACGAGAATGCTGTCTGAAGATTCGTTCAGCAAGATAAACCCTTCGCCTTCATACTGCCAGTCACCCTGTGATGTCTCATAATGATCAATCATCCACGAGGGAACTTCATCGCCTTCCAAAGAAGGGAAGTAACGGCCAATCCATCCCGTCCAATCAGCCTTGATGAATTCCATTACATCCTGCTTTACATTGTCAGATGTGGGAGAAGCAAAAGAATTAAACTCCATTACAAGGTCAGTATCCTCGCTTAACACCTGATTTTTAATGAGGCTCCAATCCTCCTGCTTCAGTCCGCCCTCAATCAGGTCGCTGCTCCCTGGTGTAGCTTCGCCGTCTGGAGACCAGGGGAGATCAGACTCATATACACCATAAGTATCAGCAATATAAATTAAATCTTTTCCCGTCAATGACGACGGGAAAAGATAATTGTCGACAGATTCAGCCTGCTCATCTGTCTTCAATCCGATATAATCATTTTCTTCATTAAATTCAGTACCATCAGATTTTTGATAATGGTAGTGATTCAATAGCCAGGTTAGGCTGTGGTGCTCGCGGTATTTTTCGTCGGGCACTGTATAATCAATAATACTAATGTTCAGTTCGGTATGGCTTTTTGAAAACCAAATCATAACAGGGAGTATAATAATCACAATCAGTCCTATGCTGAAAACCAGTAGCTTTTTCAATGATTTGAACCTCGCTTTTCATGTCATAAAATCTTATTTATTATTAATAATAGTCTGAAAGTCTTGTTTGAACAATAAAAAATACCCACTTTTATAAAAAGTGGGTACGGTTTGTGAAGTATAGCTATTATCCTTTCAAATCCCGCTGTTTATAACTGTAAACACCTGCTGTATATAAAATCGCAGCAAACAGCGTCAAAAGTAAAAGAGGGATTAGGCTCAGATCTTCACCCGGAATCTGCGGTACATGTCCAAACGGTGATAACTTACCCGGCCATTCAGGCAGCTGGAGTAACCCGCCAAGGTACACAACGAGAAATGAATAAATTAAATATCCCCAGGCAATAGAAGTGATGGAAGGCTTATAGCCGGTGAATAAAGTTCCGATGCCGACCATTACCCAGATTGCAGGCAGATAGACGAGCCCTGCTGTTATCACTGTACTAAATGGCATGGGTTCGTCCATTACAGGGACAGAGGCGCCCCATAGGCTGACTGTAGCAATGACCATCATAAGAGAGCCGAATATCAAAGCAACAGCAAGGTAGCTTAGGAACACTTTTTGTCTGGAAACTGCACGGGCATAAATGTTCTCCATCCGGTTTTTGTTTTCCTCTGATTTTAACTTGAAGAAAAACATGAGGGCCGGCACCGCAGCCATCATAGACATAATTGCCATCAGCATAGAAACGAACTGCTCTGTCAGTGTCAGGCCGCTTTCAGGGTCAACCATATTACTTAACATTTCATTGCTTCCGAAAAATGACTCGAGATCCCCAAGGACCGAACCATAAGAAGCACCAATTGCCATGAGGGCAACTCCCCAGACAATGATACTTGTTCTGAGCAGTCTCAGTGCAAGACCGAATGGACTGAGAAGGAATGGAGATGCATGTTTCCGTCCCGGTTTTGCAGGAAGCATTCCGCTCCCCAAATCCCTTTTAAATAAAAGACTGAATGCTGTTCCCGCGAAAAAAAGGCTGCCTGCAACGAGTAAAAATAGTGGACTGATCAGGTTATTTACATACACCTCAGTTTTTAACGTCCATCCAAGTGGTGAAAACCATGATACTGTCTCATTACTCACATCACCAAATGCTCTTATGATATATGATAAACCAAGTACTAAAAAAGCAAAGCCGGTGGCACCGCGGCTGCTTTCAGAAAGCTGGGCAAAAAACGCTGTAACTCCTGCAAAAAAAAGCCCCGTAGCGCCAATTGCTGCACCATATAAAAATGAATCCCCCACAGGCACAGTTTCAATTCCAAGTATACTTAAGGAACTGCCTAGAGAAAGTGCCAGCAGCAACTGTGAAATGCCCATTGTAATTAATACAGCAGTTAACGGTGCCAGTCTGCCTGCAGGAAGTGAACCGATCATTTCAGAACGGCCATCTTCCTCATCGCCCCGCGTATGCTTTGCTGTCAGCAGAATCGTCATCACTGCTGCCAAAATGGCAGTGAAAAGCAGCATCTGATGGGCCATCATCGGACCGGTTGTGTAATTTTCAAGTCCATATCCAGGCCCCACCATTGCGGTCATCGCAGGATTTCTCATTGTTTCCGCCACTGCAAATCGCTCAGCCTCCGATTGATAAAGGTCCTCAAACGCCCAGGCAGTCAGTAGGGTGAGTGCAGTGATCGATAAAATCCAAATGATCATTTTTAATAAGTCTGCGCGTAAATAAAACTTTATCAGTGATCCTGTCTGATAAAAATTCTTTCGGCTCATCGCTGATCACTTCCTGTCCCTTCATAGTGGCGCATAAACAAATCTTCAAGTGTTGGCGGTGTGCTCTCCAGCCTGGTGATACCAAGTGTACTCAGTTTTTTAATCACGATATCCAGTGCTTCCGCATCCACCTGAAGTGACGTTCCTTTTTCAGTATGCTTTACATCATGTACGCCCGGAAGATCACTGATTCCATTCAGTGGAGCTCTTGTTTCTACCACCAAATTTGTTCTTGTCAGATGGCGCATCTCATCCAATGAACCTGATTCAATGATTTCACCCTGTCTGATAATCGCAACCCGGTCGCATAACCGTTCAACCTCAGACAGAATATGGCTTGAAAGCAATACACTTTTGCCTTCAGATTTTGCTTCCAGTACGCACTCCTGGAATACACGTTCCATCAGCGGATCCAGCCCTGAAGTTGGTTCATCCAGAATGAACAGTTCAGCATCTGATGCAAAGGCAGCAACGAGTGTCACTTTTTGTCTGTTCCCTTTTGAGTAAGTACGGCATTTTTTTGATGGATCCAGTTGAAATCTTTTAATCAGCTCCTGCTTTTTCTCTGGGTTATAGCTGTCCCGTAACTTTAAGAATAAATCAATAACTTCTCCGCCAGTCAGGTTTGGCCATAAATTGGCGTCACCCGGGACATATGCAATCCGCTTGTGAATGTCTACTGAAT
Coding sequences:
- a CDS encoding GGDEF domain-containing response regulator, whose translation is MSTKYQEMLNKRIEQTVMEWSAKHAVTEDECYRFFHGLKGTAGTIGLTALSDQAEKALAELEEDGTRILTGEEWRKFFAHDQIKAFTQEAATIEQLEEIQGELDDQPESVPFILMIEKDVEFIKRMKGFLEENAFQVITTMTLSKGLEHYYDLSPDLLIVDLDLLSEGEELLISEMMKKARKDLTPIILVSGELTDEKRIAAYEMGVLDVIGKPINENIIIPFLRNRIFQRNMLLGQIRNDFLTGALKRDCLEHEVLQVTKKMLEGETGSAVFAMVDLDHFKQVNDTYGHPAGDEVLRTFAKIILETKDPADRLIRFGGEEFSVVFPESTYEEAEKKIQNWREAFNQHVFSSGEQEFNVQFSAGLNEWHGAVHIKEILECADKSLYYAKENGRNCTVRYSEVIKLQLATEQMVLIVVDDDELVREMLKDHFERRGKVGGRSVDVKTYANGVDFLQGDWYTAGKKYMILLDGMMPKMDGIEVLAKLREAYGTRNILVSMLTARQGDQEVERALGLGADDYMVKPFNVREVASRIDRMMERMFS
- a CDS encoding HEAT repeat domain-containing protein, whose protein sequence is MVTVVLWISGVFLLLQVALLIYLSLMKQKGIRTDQEVSGVYQQVLSPYLAYLAGENDHEPDLPSDEQVRVKVLEKLLSGYASNIKGAENEKRMSHTAERFLADHYRGILLKGSWAERVNTLFFIEDFHLKTLQSEVKKHYLSLKDEDEEYRQSLRVLASFGDESVLQVLKSGEAISIGFMKECLRRLPGSSLEQLKADQELPVPVKLGMISYFGETGFYEHLPYVEAHIQHKEKEVRLKSLAALCQYRYISSADKISPFLTSDLWEERMYAARLSGLLQLTRYSTSLMQLAGDPNWWVRFAACEALKQMPDGEILLTFAAEGHEDLYARDMAKQLQTLRTGVGR
- a CDS encoding glycosyltransferase family 2 protein gives rise to the protein MEWLSWLVYTAAIVIIIYMASVSLLYIGMFLVAGPRIRKERQLNREAHIEEISMNKDTFPISVLVPAYNEEVGVVSTARSMLALNYPQFEVIVIDDGSSDRTSERVIAEFRMKEIDLAIRRYFDTAEVERAFQSTLFPHLFLIQKQNGGKADALNAGINFSKYPYFAAIDGDSLLDRDALLKTMKPIIDSNGKVTATGGTVRIANGSRIVRSEVEEIALPKTPIVLMQIIEYFRAFLIGRLGLSRMNMLLIVSGAFGVFEKNRVIKAGGYKVNTVGEDMELIVRMHKSIKDEQSDQRIEYIQDPVCWTEAPSTVSSLRSQRRRWQRGLAETLWTHKSMLLNPKYKGIGLFALPYYLFVELLSAVFELIGYVIIIAGLLFAFISWEITVVMFLATVVYGSLISSLAVLLEEWTYHKYPDVKSLLKLFGWSLTEAFWYRPLTVLWRCEGLVAAIRQKGSWGNMQRKGISEEEAA
- a CDS encoding ABC transporter permease, with translation MSRKNFYQTGSLIKFYLRADLLKMIIWILSITALTLLTAWAFEDLYQSEAERFAVAETMRNPAMTAMVGPGYGLENYTTGPMMAHQMLLFTAILAAVMTILLTAKHTRGDEEDGRSEMIGSLPAGRLAPLTAVLITMGISQLLLALSLGSSLSILGIETVPVGDSFLYGAAIGATGLFFAGVTAFFAQLSESSRGATGFAFLVLGLSYIIRAFGDVSNETVSWFSPLGWTLKTEVYVNNLISPLFLLVAGSLFFAGTAFSLLFKRDLGSGMLPAKPGRKHASPFLLSPFGLALRLLRTSIIVWGVALMAIGASYGSVLGDLESFFGSNEMLSNMVDPESGLTLTEQFVSMLMAIMSMMAAVPALMFFFKLKSEENKNRMENIYARAVSRQKVFLSYLAVALIFGSLMMVIATVSLWGASVPVMDEPMPFSTVITAGLVYLPAIWVMVGIGTLFTGYKPSITSIAWGYLIYSFLVVYLGGLLQLPEWPGKLSPFGHVPQIPGEDLSLIPLLLLTLFAAILYTAGVYSYKQRDLKG
- a CDS encoding ABC transporter ATP-binding protein gives rise to the protein MTILHIEHLSKRFGKFQALKDVSFTIRKGEIFGFIGPNGAGKSTTIRTLLGIIKPTSGGASIFGLDVWKDSVDIHKRIAYVPGDANLWPNLTGGEVIDLFLKLRDSYNPEKKQELIKRFQLDPSKKCRTYSKGNRQKVTLVAAFASDAELFILDEPTSGLDPLMERVFQECVLEAKSEGKSVLLSSHILSEVERLCDRVAIIRQGEIIESGSLDEMRHLTRTNLVVETRAPLNGISDLPGVHDVKHTEKGTSLQVDAEALDIVIKKLSTLGITRLESTPPTLEDLFMRHYEGTGSDQR